One Mangifera indica cultivar Alphonso chromosome 4, CATAS_Mindica_2.1, whole genome shotgun sequence genomic region harbors:
- the LOC123213532 gene encoding uncharacterized protein LOC123213532, whose translation MGDHFVLLVDRLLTESTLEAAIESRNRSLEAAKSTVDDSELENSPKKIEFGDILTPRKLVECRICQDEDDDSNMETPCSCCGSLKYAHRRCVQRWCNEKGDTTCEICHQQFKPGYTAPPPLFQFGHIPLNFRGNWEISRRELNNPRIIAMVSTDRNFLHSPTYDNYSASATRSLMCCRSIALIFMILLILRHTLPLILDGVNEFTFPLFLILFLRTVGIVLPIYVMVKAVTAFQHHRHQPERPSSLSNEETQHSTTLEPHAQILHAI comes from the exons ATGGGAGATCATTTTGTGTTGCTGGTGGATCGGTTGCTGACAGAATCCACTCTGGAAGCTGCAATTGAGAGCAGAAATCGGTCTCTCGAGGCGGCGAAATCAACAGTTGATGACTCAGAACTTGAGAATTCTCCCAAGAAGATTGAGTTCGGGGATATATTAACTCCAAGGAAACTGGTGGAGTGCAGGATTTgccaagatgaagatgatgattcaAATATGGAAACACCTTGCTCTTGTTGTGGCAGCTTGAAG TATGCTCATCGCAGATGTGTGCAGAGATGGTGCAATGAGAAGGGAGACACAACATGTGAGATATGCCACCAG CAATTCAAGCCTGGTTACACAGCTCCACCTCCCCTTTTCCAGTTTGGGCACATTCCATTGAACTTCAG GGGCAACTGGGAAATCTCCAGGAGGGAGTTGAATAATCCTCGAATCATTGCAATGGTCTCCACTGACAGGAATTTCTTGCATTCGCCAACCTATGATAACTATTCAGCTTCGGCTACACGAAGCTTGATGTGCTGTCGTTCAATTGCTCTAATC TTCATGATTCTTCTAATTTTAAGGCATACTCTTCCCCTCATACTTGATGGAGTCAATGAATTTACCTTCCCATTGTTCTTG ATTTTGTTTCTCCGAACCGTAGGAATTGTTCTTCCAATCTATGTCATGGTAAAAGCAGTAACTGCTTTTCAGCACCATCGCCATCAACCG GAGCGTCCAAGTTCATTGTCGAACGAAGAAACTCAGCATTCGACGACTCTTGAGCCACATGCTCAGATCCTTCATGCCATCTAA
- the LOC123213435 gene encoding putative fasciclin-like arabinogalactan protein 20 codes for MATKLIFLFILLFLLRLPLSSATAVVATNTNNNLRIAADVLSDSGYLSMSLTLQLFSKSLTTHSHSHSHSPSSSLTLFAPSDAAFAVSGQPSLSLLQLHFSPLFLTLQSLKNQPCNSTVPTFSPNHSLVITSNDCDVYLNAVKIHPSPLYVDGSLIIFGIDEFFNQNYSGSAPTTRSKNDPNPDCGLSFNGSVNAFKNVSEVLRSKGYSFTAAFLELQLLGFNKKSKNPNFLTFFAPGDDAMMGFIGNVSEYSSLLFRHLVNCKILWSELVSFDYDRGEIVMGTFLEGFKIIVTKSEDGVLMLNGVELTSPDVYYSDILVVHGIAEVLVVPKRQQKLPADQQASSEIHEQRTAPDHGEF; via the coding sequence ATGGCCACCAAACTAATCTTCCTCTTCATTTTGCTCTTCCTTCTCCGTCTCCCTCTCTCTTCTGCCACTGCCGTCGTGGCCACCAACACCAACAATAACCTCCGCATAGCCGCCGACGTCCTCTCGGACTCCGGCTATCTCTCGATGTCTCTCACTCTCCAACTCTTCTCCAAATCCCTAACAACCCATTcacactctcactctcattctcCCTCTTCTTCTCTCACTCTATTCGCTCCCTCCGACGCCGCCTTCGCCGTCTCCGGCCAACCCTCGCTCTCCCTCCTCCAACTCCACTTCTCCCCTCTCTTTCTCACGCTCCAATCCCTAAAAAATCAACCTTGCAACTCGACAGTCCCCACTTTTTCCCCCAATCACTCCCTTGTCATCACTTCTAACGACTGCGACGTCTATCTGAACGCCGTCAAGATTCATCCTTCGCCTTTGTACGTTGACGGGTCGTTGATCATCTTCGGAATCGACGAGTTTTTCAACCAGAATTACAGCGGTTCAGCCCCCACCACGAGAAGTAAAAACGACCCGAATCCTGATTGTGGGTTGTCGTTTAATGGGTCTGTCAATGCGTTTAAGAACGTCTCTGAGGTTTTAAGATCGAAAGGTTACTCCTTTACGGCAGCGTTTCTTGAATTACAGTTGTTAGGGTTTAATAAAAAGAGCAAAAATCCCAATTTCTTGACTTTTTTCGCTCCTGGTGATGATGCGATGATGGGTTTCATCGGAAACGTGAGTGAATACTCATCGTTGTTGTTCAGGCATCTGGTGAATTGCAAGATTCTGTGGAGTGAATTGGTGAGTTTTGATTATGATAGGGGGGAAATTGTAATGGGGACATTCTTGGAGGGCTTTAAGATCATTGTGACAAAGTCTGAAGATGGAGTTTTGATGCTAAATGGAGTGGAGCTTACCTCTCCGGATGTGTATTATAGTGACATACTGGTGGTACATGGCATTGCTGAGGTTCTTGTTGTGCCGAAGAGGCAACAAAAACTTCCCGCCGATCAACAGGCTTCTTCAGAGATTCATGAGCAGAGAACTGCTCCGGATCATGGTGAATTCTAA
- the LOC123215007 gene encoding uncharacterized protein LOC123215007 translates to MKMMATFRSSFFVFVVVFLPSLSSVSADGRRDDSVKSILGEHNLGAWKNEIYASAEAPAPAPVESLVLAANRTKRPDILNRFRRYQGGWDITNKHYWASVGFSGVVGFILAVLWFLSFGVALVVHHCCGWKITMEGKGSARSQKICLILLTVFTCAAAIGCILLSVGQDEFHGEALRTLKYVVNQSDYTVETLRNVTEYLSLAKTIKVAQIFLPSNVMADIDKLNGDLSTAANTLEEKTSENSAKIKKVFNAVRSALITVAALMLLLSLIGLLLSILGHRHAIHIFIVSGWLLVAITFILCGVFVILDNAVSDTCMAMDEWVDHPHAETALSDILPCVDQKTTNQTLVKSKQVITNIVNVVNQFIYSVADTYPSPDYQFYYNQSGPMMPALCYPYDAQLQDRQCGPQEVSVANSSEVWQNYTCKVDDSGMCRTPGRVTPYFYQELASAVQEIYALQHYTPPLLSLQDCNFVRNTFQNITSNHCPPLVHYLKIVNAGLGLISAGVLLCLVLWALYANRPRREEEFVKLSLPIKCISRIQKKNVSENGNNHGSTPMPSPTPNTSTDA, encoded by the exons ATGAAGATGATGGCTACTTTTCGCTCTTCATTCTTCGTTTTTGTTGTCGTTTTTTTGCCTTCTTTGAGCTCTGTTTCAGCCGATGGCCGCCGTGATGACTCTGTCAAGTCCATTCTAG GAGAACATAATTTGGGAGCCTGGAAGAATGAGATTTATGCTTCTGCAGAAGCTCCAGCGCCAGCTCCGGTAGAGTCTCTAGTGTTGGCAGCGAACAGGACTAAGAGGCCGGATATCCTTAATCGGTTCAGGCGGTATCAAGGCGGCTGGGATATCACCAATAAGCATTACTGGGCT TCTGTTGGATTTTCGGGTGTAGTCGGGTTTATTCTGGCGGTCTTGTGGTTTCTTTCATTCGGTGTGGCTCTTGTGGTACATCATTGTTGTGGATGGAAAATAACTATGGAAGGCAAAGGATCAGCTCGTTCACAAAAGATTTGTTTGATCTTGCTCACAGTGTTCACTTGTGCTGCAGC GATTGGATGCATTCTTCTCTCAGTTGGGCAGGATGAATTTCATGGTGAGGCTTTGCGAACTTTAAAGTACGTTGTGAACCAATCAGACTACACTGTGGAAACCCTTAGAAATGTTACAGAGTATCTCTCCCTAGCAAAGACTATTAAAGTGGCCCAGATTTTTCTTCCTTCTAATGTCATGGCTGACATTGACAAGTTAAATGGGGATTTAAGCACTGCAGCAAACACTCTGGAGGAGAAGACCAGTGAAAATTctgctaaaataaaaaaagtcttCAATGCTGT GCGATCTGCGCTGATCACTGTGGCAGCATTGATGCTTCTCCTGTCCCTCATTGGTCTTT TGCTCTCTATCCTTGGGCACCGGCATGCAATCCATAT ATTCATCGTGAGTGGATGGTTACTGGTGGCAATTACATTCATTCTATGTGGAGTATTCGTAATACTTGACAA TGCAGTGTCAGACACATGTATGGCCATGGATGAATGGGTAGATCATCCTCATGCAGAAACCGCTCTTAGCGACATTCTTCCGTGCGTTGACCAGAAAACAACTAACCAAACTCTCGTTAAGAGTAAACAAGTCATCACCAACATTGTCAATGTCgtcaatcaatttatatattctgTTGCTGATACGTATCCATCTCCCGATTACCAGTTTTATTACAATCAGTCTGGACCTATGATGCCTGCACTATGTTACCCATATGACGCTCAGCTACAAGACCGTCAGTGTGGGCCTCAAGAAGTCTCTGTAGCAAATTCTTCCGAG GTTTGGCAGAACTACACCTGCAAAGTTGATGATTCTGGGATGTGCAGGACCCCTGGACGGGTGACACCGTACTTCTACCAGGAGTTGGCATCAGCAGTGCAAGAAATCTATGCTCTTCAGCATTACACCCCACCTTTACTCAGTCTTCAGGATTGCAATTTCGTCCGGAACACGTTTCAAAACATCACCTCAAACCACTGCCCGCCATTGGTGCATTATCTCAAAATCGTAAATGCAGGACTGGGTTTGATCTCGGCCGGAGTCTTGCTCTGCCTCGTTCTTTGGGCACTCTATGCAAACCGCCCCCGAAGGGAGGAAGAGTTTGTGAAACTGTCCTTGCCAATAAAATGCATAAGTAGGATTCAGAAGAAAAATGTTAGCGAAAATGGCAATAATCATGGGTCAACCCCAATGCCATCGCCGACGCCAAACACTTCAACTGATGCCTAG